In Enoplosus armatus isolate fEnoArm2 chromosome 2, fEnoArm2.hap1, whole genome shotgun sequence, one DNA window encodes the following:
- the LOC139296475 gene encoding beta-1,3-N-acetylglucosaminyltransferase lunatic fringe-like has protein sequence MLVVTVGHPSSGDPGEPPAAAATSGKVFSAYFRKLTRERRAISGPPRRSAPPGPVEHLSPADLFIAVKTTGRYHRQRLELLLDTWISRNLQQTYVFTDGEDEKLRKMMAHLINTNCSAAHNRQALSCKMALEYDTFIKSGKKWFCHVDDDNYLNVGSLLKLLSQYSHTQDVYIGRPSLERPIEATDRLGTNEMKQMRFWFATGGAGFCLSHGLALKMKPWASDGTFMATAERIRLPDDCTVGYIVEALLGVSLTRSALFHSHLENLGLVSDVHSQVTLSYGTVENSRNTVNLKGPFSINEDPTRFRSVHCLLYPDTPWCPSPRRL, from the exons ATGCTGGTCGTTACCGTCGGACACCCGAGCAGCGGAGACCCGGGGGAGCCTCCAGCTGCTGCGGCGACGAGCGGAAAAGTTTTCTCTGCGTATTTCAGGAAACTGACCCGGGAGAGGAGAGCGATAAGCGGCCCCCCGCGGAGAAGCGCTCCCCCCGGGCCGGTAGAGCATCTCTCCCCGGCCGACCTGTTCATAGCCGTCAAAACTACCGGGAGATACCACCGGCAGAGACTGGAGCTCCTGCTGGACACCTGGATCTCCAGAAACCTGCAACAG acaTACGTGTTCACTGATGGAGAGGACGAGAAGCTGAGGAAAATGATGg CTCATCTGATCAACACCAACTGCTCAGCGGCCCACAATCGTCAGGCCCTCTCCTGTAAAATGGCTCTGGAATATGACACTTTTATTAAATCTGGCAAGAA GTGGTTCTGTCACGTTGATGATGATAACTACCTGAACGTGGGCTCCCTCCTGAAACTCTTGTCTCAGTACAGTCACACGCAGGACGTCTACATCGGCCGGCCCAGCCTCGAGCGACCAATAGAGGCCACTGACAGGCTCGGCACCAACGAAATG aagCAGATGCGTTTCTGGTTCGctacaggaggagcaggatTCTGCCTGAGCCATGGCCTCGCACTCAAGATGAAACCCTGGGCGAG TGATGGCACTTTCATGGCGACAGCTGAGCGCATTCGTCTCCCGGACGACTGCACTGTGGGTTACATCGTGGAAGCGCTGCTTGGCGTGAGCCTCACCCGCTCGGCGTTGTTCCACTCCCACCTGGAGAACCTGGGACTAGTGTCAGACGTACACAgccag GTGACTCTCAGCTACGGCACAGtggaaaacagcagaaacactgtcaACCTGAAAGGACCATTTTCAATAAATGAAGATCCCACCAG